Within Scomber japonicus isolate fScoJap1 chromosome 1, fScoJap1.pri, whole genome shotgun sequence, the genomic segment AGGACATGAAGACCAAGAAGTCCAAATCCACCTGGGGCAAAAATGTACGTCACACACACTATTAGATATTGATCGTattgaaagaaggaaatatttGATCTAATggctttttcttgttttctgtttgcAGAATATGAAATGGAAGAAATTCCTGCCTGATtacaagaagaaataaaagtgaCAAGAAGGACTCGTATGGATCATTCGTGTTTAGATACAGAAAAGACTGATGTTGAtatatgaaacaaaaagaaatcaaactttCATAATAGCAAGTCGAAAGTCGTTTTAAACACTCCATAGTGTCACTCTACCATCTACCAAAGCCATCCTGTATATTTTGTTAGTCTTCCttaatttctttttaactttttgtatCCGGATTTCTTTTAAtggtacagtagtagtagtagtagtggtaataGCGGTGGTGATATTTTCATAATTGTTGTGGCATTAAAACTGATATTAAgccatttgtttattttgtctaaTTTCTCTGATTCAAGTTTCTCAACTcagaatattttctggtttctctcattgtgacagtaaactgaatatctttcaGTTGTGGACTTTTGGTgaggacaaaataagacatctgAGGTTGTCATCTTGGATtctgggaaacagtgattgttactttattttctgacattaccttgattaaaggacagattcatacattttcaagacaacagtcaggagcccaaatgaacattgaaagcTGACAACTTCCCCTGCTCTGGGCTCTTTCTTACCATCTCACACtcgagacagcaaggagtccgtctgcaggtGCCAGAATAAACTCTCAGAAAGATAACAAATGACTTTAAGTGCTTTTTAATACAAAATTGCCAGAACACCAAATATAGAAATACATACTAACACTTACTATTAATTGTTAATTGTCGGTTTGATTGTTTGGTCTATGTACGTGGGAAAGCTGTAAATAAATTGCCCATTTTGGTGATAAATAAAATTGTCTGAATCTAAATCTTGAGTTTCTCAATAGTTAATATTGTGCAGTTCCTAattctcaccactagatgtcgcAGTTGTGTTtggcgctgctgctgctgtcacactgccacagaagaggaagaagaagaagaaactgcgGAAGTTCAGCTTCCAAACAGATTCCCGTTGGAAGAGGAAAACACCAGCAGATCTCCTCCTTTCTGTAAAAAACTATCTGAATCTTTTGGGCTTTATCCGTCACTCCAACAACAAAGACGATGGGCACTAGAGATGACGAGTATGATTATCTGTTCAAAGGTAATAGGctgtttttctccctcttcttcttcttcctattatcagctgatacatgctaacattagccaccgCTAACCTTTGTGCTACACtcgttttattatttatttatttatttaccggAGCTTTCTAGAAAAATGTCAGTACGTTTAAATACACCCCACTACTTAAAACAACCCTCGTTTAAACTATGCGAGGTAAATATATACGTGGTAgtttattaaatattgtttagTTAGCGTTAATCTACCAGGCCTGTTAGcctattagcatgttagcagcTCAGCGGAGGACACACCTAACCGTTACCCGGCCAACACGTCATCTGGCTCGGGTGTTAGCGGCCGGATGGAACGCTGAGATCCAGGAGAGATccagggttagagttagaggaGCAGTCAGGTGTTTATATGAGTAGCGAGAGAGGATAAAGatccttttaaatgtgttttcaatgggagtgatggaggataaaatccacagtatgtcactcatttaaaagtagatgtgaagcttctattgagcttcagcagtctgagttagtcatattaagtggatatctgacacatttacagtctttttttctctcccaatattatatttattgaaagtttttcaaacaggaggaatgattacggcaagaaaaacagctttaatgttcatttaggGTCTTTACTGttgatttaaccttcctgttgtctttgcagtacagtttgaggtatttgtattTAACTGTAGTAGAGTTTGAGGTACGTGTAcattactgtagtacaatttgaggtacttgtgcattactgtggtacagtttgaggtactgcACTGCAGTGCAATTTGAGGTACtcgtactttactgtagtatttccatgtgatgctactttctatatttcagagggaaatattgtactttctactccactacatttatttaacagctttagttacttttcagatgaagatttgacacaatggataatataacaagcttttaagatacaacacattgttaaagatgaaacaaaaaagatgaaaccaaaaagtagtgtcacatttcagatgtctatgagttgttaacagctccaccaaatagtgatttttccctctaaacttctcacatgctttcatttcaataaatgttcaaatgatccaatatttcagcagaaatcaaagattagagaaaaagtccaaaaactgaaaacacatttgtgtatcagaacttagttttttcttctttcctctcccattaatcatctcagcagccctcacatttatctgctgaccctttggagggcctcgacccctaggttgggaaccactggactaaactagctaacagtatataaagtagtgtaaactagctaactgtatataaagtagtgtaaactagctaactgtatataaagtagtataaactagctaactgtatataaagtagtaaaaactagctaactgtatataaagtagtataaactagctaactgtatataaagtaatataaactagctaactgtatataaagtagtataaactagctaactgtatataaagtagtataaactagctaactgtatataaagtagtataaactagctaactgtatataaagtagtataaactagctccacctccagcagctacaacagtaacatgctgctctaacactgatgcttcactattaataatctaatgatgtcatatataataatatatcactacttttactgtaatactacatactacatcactcataatactgcagtacttttactgtaatactgcatactacatcactcataatactgcagtacttttactgtaatactgcatactacatcactcataatactgcagtacttttactgtaatactgcatactacatcactataatactgcagtacctttactgtaatactgcatactacatcactataatactgcagtacttttactgtaatactgcatactacatcactataatactgcagtacttttactgtaatactgcatactacatcactcataatactgcagtacttttactgtaatactgcatactacatcactcataatactgcagtacttttactgtaatactgcatactacatcactcataatactgcagtacttttactgtaatactgcatactacatcactataatactgcagtacttttactgtaatactgcatactacatcactcataatactgcagtacttttactgtaatactgcatactacatcactcataatactgcagtacttttactgtaatactgcatactacatcactcataatactgcagtacttttactgtaatactgcatactatgcTCTGCTCTGCCCTGCTCTCTCTGTTTTAGTGAGCGGGGCTCAGCTgctccatgcacacacacacacagagcagaggaaagacAGTAGTGGAGGAAATGCTGAGTAGACGTTAGATGTCAGGAAGCAACTTTTTCATTGCTCAGACTTCTAAAAGTTGGATAACATAATCCTCAGTGGTGGAGAGTTTTACCCAGCTACAGACTCAGCTACATACTTGGCTACGGTCGGTTACCTGTGGTTGGCGCGGGCGTGTCAGCTGATCACGCAACATCGAGTAAACACTAAACCGCCTGTTCTTTtccagctgcagagagaagatGTGAAACTGTCTTGATATGATTTTTGCTTcttaaaaccataaaaataatCTCACAATAGACATCAaaacctaaaataaaacactgtaaaagtgtaaaatatggGACTTTTTAAATACTACGACtgtctgatcagctgttctgaCACTGGCAGATAAATGATGACACAGCAGCTTTAAACCAGTGAAACCAGTGACTGTAAATTATAGCAAGAAAAACCAGTTTAAATGACACTTGATGTATTGTTTTTAAGTGACAGTTGCCTTTCCTTTAACAGtatcataaaatatataatactttaaatacatcactcataatactgcagtacttttactgtaatactgcatactacatcactcataatactgcagtacttttactgtaatactgcatactaaatgactcataatactgcagtacttttacagtaatactgcatactacatgactcataatactgcagtacttttactgtaatactgcatactacatcactcataatactgcagtacttttactgtaatactgcatactacatcactcataatactgcagtacttttactgtaatactgcatactacatcactcataatactgcagtacttttactgtaatactgcatactacatcactcataatactgcagtacttttactgtagtaggatttttcatgcataaCTTATAATGGAGTATCTTtatattgctgtattggtaATTTTAATGAAGTAAAGGATCttaatacttcttccaccactaaccctaaccctgctatCACATTATTTTACTTAATGTCATTTATACATTAACTACTTTAAAGACTCTGAGTTACTTTCTACCAATAAATAAAGATCTGCAGCTTTATCAGTATGTGGGAATCTGTTTGAATTTGGTTttcttaaataataaattataaataatgtgTTCATACTGTAAcatgtgtgttcagacagaCTGCAGACGTGTTGAGTAAACCTGCACAGGACACTCAGATAATTGATAATGGATGgaagtcaataaataaataaataaataagtgagtGCTTACAGAAAGCAGAAACTAGAGCTGATAATAAGAACACAGAACAAGTgataacataaagaaaaggaacaaaaataaaaaacaaattacaaagacaaaaatagaCCAATGcacgcaagagaaaataaaataaataagatatgaATAATAAAGAATAGTAAAGTAAATAGTAAAAGAGTAAAGGTTAGAGGGAAAAAactagttaaccctcctgttgtcctcaggtcaaggaaggacagaaggaaggaaggaaaggagtaaggaggaaaagaggaaggaagtaaggagagaaggaaagaaagaggagtaaggagggagggaggatggaaaggaggaagggaagaaggaaggaaagaagaaaggaaggaaagaaaggagggaggaaggaaggaagcaaggatgagggagcaaagaaagaggggaggaggggaagaaggaaagaaaaattaaagaaagagggaagaaggaacagttaaaagagacggggtcaatttgacccgggaggacgacaggaaaagtaaaattaattatcttcacatctgagaagctgcaGCCTGATTTTTGCttgagaaaaaacattaaacatgaatTCATAATCAAAATAATTCTATAATATTAAGTGTTGCTCAGCTAATCATTTAATTAACTGATTGCTCCCTGTCTAATTACACTCAGCATGTTTATAATGGATCAGTGAGTGGGTCATTATGTCACTAATTGAATATGTGACATTAGTAGAAGTGCTTTATTGTAATTATCCATTAATTAAAATActcaacaattaaaataattataaaatagaAAGTAGaaataactagggctgtcaaacaattaatttttttaatcgagattaatcgcagaatttccatagttaatcgcgattaatcacgttttgaattgcatgtttaaaattctgttattttccatttgaaggcagttttaagcccataatgtaaagcatttcttaccagagtgtcttaactgggaatcaatcacggctctgctgcgactcccacactccaaaatggtcctttggtggagctgaggctcacttggctgcacctgggtgtttagcgtggaggtgctaactcaaactccacgtactccggtggtagtttaactccgtttgacacaggttgcattttacttttgacttgtcaactgaaccgtctggaagtgttttaaagttaaacaagccgttcaaaagtccagtagctctcttactttccatcagcgcggtaggtttactgcaggaggccacttcaaagcatagcgctacagctagaggagccgtctacgggggagtagaagggacaaaaaggcttgcaacattaaaatgcgatttaaaaaaaattaacgcgttatggattgcattaatctaatcgcgattaacgcgttaactgatcaataaattctactttttataACATGATGTGATTCTTAAAGGTttatatctctctgtgtgtgtttcagtggtcCTCATCGGTGACTCGGGGGTGGGGAAGAGTAACCTGCTGTCCCGCTTCACCCGAAACGAGTTCAACCTGGAGAGTAAGAGCACCATCGGAGTGGAGTTCGCCACGCGCAGCATCCAAGTGGACGGCAAGACGGTGAAGGCTCAGATCTGGGACACGGCGGGGCAGGAGCGTTACCGTGCCATCACATCAGCGTGAGTACAAGACAGGAAGATAAAGTTAGAAGTTCTCTCTCTATCAGGTTAATTCATTAATGTCATAATTCACACTAGAGAGAGTAGAGATGcaacagtactactactactattactattactactactactgctaataataataatactgataatactaccttaactactactactactactaccttaactactactactattactactactactgctaataataataatactgataatactaccttaactactactactaccttaactactactactattactactactactactaataataatactacctttactactactactactagtacactattactacaactactactaataatactaccttaactactaatactactactaccttaactactaatactactactactactaccttaactactaatactaatactactactaataataatactaccttaactactactactactactactactaccaccttaactactactactactaatactaccttaactactactactaataccttaactactactaataatactactactaatactaccttaactacaactaataataataatcatctcCAATCAAAGCTCCACAAGTTTTTCTCACAAAATAATAAACTTTTTGACTGAGCGATGAATCTAGGAAtctattttaatattatgtGGTGATTATTTACGAACCCTGAAACTAACaccagctgtttcctgtttcctgtcgtctgCTGCAGGTACTACCGCGGGGCGGTGGGGGCGCTCCTTGTTTACGACATCGCCAAACATCTAACCTACGAGAACGTTGAGCGCtggctgaaggagctgagagatCACGCTGACAGCAACATCGTCATCATGCTGGTGGGAAACAAGAGCGACCTGCGTCACCTCCGGGCCGTCCCCACCGACGAGGCACGAGCCTTCGCTGGTGAGATCAACTTCTAcctttagttatttatttattttttaactatatatttattgtttttggcGAGCATAACAACATTTAagaacaggaagggaggaagaaggaagcaaaggagggagtgaggaaggaagaaagaaggaaagtagggaggaagaaggaaggaaaggagggaggaaggacagacggaaggaaaggagggaggaaggacagacggaaggaaatgaggaaggaagggagggagggagggagggagggagggagggagggaggaagaagaaaggaaaggaaggaaggagggaggaaagaaagagggaaggaaggagggaggaaagaaaggaaaggaaagaagggaggaaggaaggaaggaataagaacctaagaataagaataaagaaaaataaaatataaaaatttaggattcataataaaaaaccttaagataaatatgataaataagagaaaataagagaaaagctttattaaaagtttaaagtgaCTTGAAGTctttaataaagtaaataaatatcttAATGATATTAAAGCATTAAACTGATAATAGtgagatgtgtgtttttatgtaacaCACTGActtaatggtgtgtgtgtgtgtgtgtgtgtgtgtgtgtgtgtgtgtgtgtgtgtgtgtgtgtgtgtgtgtgtgtgtgtgtgtgtgtgtgtgtgtgtgtgtgtgtgtgtgtgtgtgtgtgtgtgtgtgtgtgttgctcatgTGGAGATATATTTGTGTAGCTGCTGAGACTCACTGAGCTGTTATCTGAGGAATGTCTCTCACTCTGTTGCTCAACCTTTCAGAGAAGAACGGTTTATCTTTCCTGGAGACGTCGGCTCTGGACTCCACCAACGTCGAGACGGCCTTCCAGACCATcctgacaggtgtgtgtgtgtgtgtgtgtgtgcgtgtgtgtgtgtgtcttcagccTTCAACtatataaatgttatataaaaacactctgctttagtttttcataaaattaggagagaaaaaaaccctttcACTCGTAGTTTATGCCACAATGCATTCTGGGTAGTGACGTCATCTGGTtataatcatagactgtatagaataaatggacgtaacatccgtggcgtcacccattggtttgtggactgctgctcggaagccaatagtttcgaatctaggcagcgccatcttgaaaatttcaggtgcatgctggggaaaaataaaaacacggattctacttatatgaggcggggccatgggcggagcggggaggttgctatggttgtgagggctggatctcgaggacattggtcaatcaacctgtcaatcaggacgtagccacgccctaatgcatactctgctttatcgtcacatataaaatcagggaggccaaaatgtcccaaatgaacatcatactgcattgaagaaggctttaaactagcgattgagaccataaacacattttgaaaacgtttactgaggttagaaatcaagtgagaagttggtgaattctccattgacttgtatagagacggcacccctggtggccttttgatagaatgcagctctaagttacttcagcgttggcctcatttcagaggaccagaactccctgcctggttgCAGTGGCCTTCATAATGTAACGACAGCCTCTCTATGTCAATATAGGTATTAAACATTgaggattttcaaaataaagtacgTATTTTAGTAGAAGAGGATAATGATAGCATATTAAGGTGTACGAGTCTTTATAGTCAaggtttctttttaaataaaaggtaGATACTTTGTTCATCTCCTTGGGGAAGTTCAGATATCTagtagctcacacacacacacatatatataaataaataaataaataaatacatatatgcaAATAGCTTTAAGTTAGAGCAAATTAAAAAGCATcttaaaaactcaataaatatGTAAGAAAATGAGGATATGATTGTGTGAGACAGTTAAAGAGGATTATTGTCAAACCTGATGGCTGCAGGTACAAAAGACTTCCTGaactactcacacacacacagagagatgagcCTTTAATATCTAAATACCTCCAAACATTCATCCTCCGAAAACAGCTGTTAAAGCAACCAGCGTGTGCTCATCTCCCTCGGCTGTAAACTCATTAACAGGTTTATTGAGGAAGTGATGCTGCAGTCACAGGAGTCTTTGCTTATTTATGAGGCTGATTACAGTCAGGTGAGCTGCAGCACCCGATGAACtctgtatgacatcatcacgtcCCATCAGCTGATCTCTGGAAGGGAGCGGCAAAGCTTTAGTAATCAGGGAGGTGACGAAACATTACACAGATGTTTCATGGGTTAAtgcaacagcaggaaaaaaaagttgatgctctcatttatttattttttttaacttttaagcTCGTAGCGAtgtgcctgcctgcctgccaaaaaaaaagttacaatgGTGAGAATCTGTGGCAGATTAGTtggtaaataaatattaatgtacTTAAATTGTGGAGCTAATGTGTTAGATTACTTGTTACATCAAAAAAGGTAATCAGAATACTCCGCCAACGCTGGACATCTCGAGTAGTTTGAAGCCTGGacggactttacagtgaaggaggagaTAAACTTATGTACATATATTGTCCTCAAggaagtcaaggaaggaaaggagggaggaagaaggaaggaaaggaggaggaagaaggaaggaaaggagggaggaagaaggaaggaaaggaggaggaagaaggaaggaaaggaaggaggaagaaggaaggaaaggagggaggaagaaggaaggaaaggagggaggaagggaggaagaaggaaggaaaggaggaggaagaaggaaggaaaggaaggagggaggaagggaggaagagggaggaagggaggaagaaggaaggaagggaggaagaaggaaggaaaggaggaggaagaaggaaggaaggaaggaaggagaggaggaagaaggaaggaaaggaggaggaagaaggaaggaaaggaggaaggaaggaaggaagggaggaagaaggaaggaaaggaaaggaagaaggaaggaaaggagggagggaggaaggaagtaaggaaggaaaggaggagaaaggagggaaggtaggacagaggaaaggagggaaggaaagaaggaggaaggaaggaaggaacagtcaaaacagactgggtcaatttgacccgggaggacgacaggaaggttaaaacaaaATCTAAGCTGTATATTTAAGAATCAGGCTGCAGTAttctctatttattttattttttaaccaatcCTGTGAAaaggagtgaaagaaaaaaaaaagtcttagtctgtcaaattaaaataaatgttattggCTTTATTGACAGATCAGAAAATACCAAAGCAGAACAACAACaagataataaattaaatatagaaaattcaaatatcaacaaccaAGATATCCCAAAAACTATCTGATTAAaggcttttattttaatactctgacttctctgtttgtgtctctctgtgtttcataCTGACCACAGACTGACATGTAAAGCTTCATGTGTTATAAAAGGctcagtcacttcctgtcaggttttttttttttttttttagtgattCAAACTGGAGCTTTTGTTAGAggattatttctttctttatttccagcCGTGGTTTATAATCAGTAGTTAGTGAGTCACTCTGCTCTGCATGTTCAGCTCAGAGAGGGACTGCagcttcctctctgctcaggACTATAGTTAATAATAATCCTCCTCTGGACTGAGCGTCTGAGCTTCAGCTTTACTTCAGGTTTTTATTcttcatcaacattttaatcacatcctggtttttatttgattatttggcCTTCAGTCCTCAAtaagtcattgtgtgtgtgtgtgtgtgtgtgcgtgtgtgtgtgtgggtgtgtgtgtgtctgttttgactgttccttccttccttccatctgtccttcctctctccttctctctttctttccttcttctctttcctcccttccttctttccttcctccatccccctttcttctttccttatttcctttcctcccttccttccttccttcctccccctaccttcctctctttgttcttctctctttcctcccttccttctttccttccttcctcccttacttacttctttcctccgtccttccttcctcccttcctcatttcctttccttccttccttccttcctccatccccctttcttctttcctcccttccacctaccttccttccttacttacttctttcctccgtccttcctaattcacttccttatttcccttccttccttcacccccctttcttccttttgtcgttccttcccctctctctccttccttccttcctccctgccttctttcctttactcccttccttccttctttcctttactcctttccttccctcctttactcctttccttccctccttccctcctccctcccccctccctcctttccttcattcttcctcccttccttccttgactcgaacacaacagagAGATTTTATGGacaaatactggttacaccaaatGACACTGAGTTACATCACGTCATTGCCCTTTATAGATATGTTATATGTCTTTTTGTCCTTTCTGACACATGTGCAGACGTGACTGTGTGAGCTCAGCTGGtagtttaacttcctgtttttatttaaacaggtgGATATTTGATAATTTGCATAATTAGAAAAGATCCTGTGTGAGGTTCTGCTCTGCTTCCTatcagccagcagcagcagcagcagcagcagggaggaaCAGAAACCATCTCTGCACACATCCTGCTCCTCTATAAACAGATGGCAGCAGCTAATTACAGAGTGCTGGAgtcatgacatcacttcctgtctataccccccaccccccccttccccttccccttcctcaCCAGCTTCTATGTAactcaagattcaagatttccTTTATTGGAAAGgaaatctgtccttcctcccttctttcttccctccttccttcctttcctcccttccttccttctgtcctcccttacttccttccttccatctgtccttccttccttctttcttccctccctcctttctttccttccttcctcccttctttttttcttcccgaccttccttttttccttccttccatctgtccttcctaccttcattctttccttccttcatttcttcctttcttccatctgtccttccttctgtcctcccttacttccttctttccttccatctgtctgtctgtccttcactgtctgtccttcctacctttcttccctccttccttttgcctgtctttctttccttccttcccttcttatttccttcctttcttccttccatcttttttatgATCTGTCActcatgagatcaaattggtctgtatgtggcccttgaatgaaaatgagtttacaAATGTAACAATCTCTCTCGTCATTTTAATTCTGCATCTTCAAAcataagaaaattaaatatgGTTTACCTTTTAAAAGAGACAAATtaaaagatggatagataaccAGCAGCTCATACAGACACATTAATACCTGGAGGTTAAAAATGAAGATTAAAAAGCAACATAAAACCTTCCAGGAATAATTACGATGTGAGGCAGTTATTGTAGAGCCTCGTGATTATCTATAACGATGCAATTAATGAATTAacctttacttcctgtttgtgttctgACTCAAATTTAATCTGTTCACTGATTCACATTCacagttaaccttcctgtcgtcctcccgggtcacattgaccctgtctgttttgactgtcccttccttccttccttcctgcatttcctccctccctccctccttctctctctctctttcctcccttccttcatttcctccctcccttccttccagctttccttccttcctcccttacttccttccatctttctttctttccttccttccttccagctttccttcctccctccctccttctttcctctgtccttccttccttccttcctgtcttcatttccttccttccttccttccttccagctttccttccttccttccgtctttctttctttccttccttccttccatctttccttccttccttccttccttccatctttctttccttcctgccttctgtctctccttcaatgtttcttcttttccttcctcccttcctttttccttccctccttccttccttcctcccttacttccttacttctgtccctACTCgaatgtttccttctttccttccttccttcctactgtccttcttttcttccatctacTCTTGCTCCTCATTGATGATTAAAATAGACGCCAG encodes:
- the rab11a gene encoding ras-related protein Rab-11A, translated to MGTRDDEYDYLFKVVLIGDSGVGKSNLLSRFTRNEFNLESKSTIGVEFATRSIQVDGKTVKAQIWDTAGQERYRAITSAYYRGAVGALLVYDIAKHLTYENVERWLKELRDHADSNIVIMLVGNKSDLRHLRAVPTDEARAFAEKNGLSFLETSALDSTNVETAFQTILTEIYRIVSQKQMSERQESDMSPSNNVVNIQVQPTENKPKMQCCQNI